One window of the Desulfovibrio desulfuricans DSM 642 genome contains the following:
- a CDS encoding integrase core domain-containing protein, whose amino-acid sequence HVLADLFLTHGRPDNIRSDNGPEFVALALKEWLANLSVQTQYIEPGSPWENGYCESFNGKLRDKLLDGEVFMTLQEAEVVIENWRQHYNHRRPHRSLNGRPPAPLTVFTPPQRGEMGPISPPPELSAIQATETEPQRIYH is encoded by the coding sequence GCACGTTTTGGCAGATTTATTTCTGACGCATGGCAGACCTGATAACATTCGCTCGGACAACGGTCCAGAATTCGTAGCGTTAGCTTTAAAAGAATGGTTGGCAAATCTGTCTGTGCAGACGCAGTACATTGAACCGGGCAGCCCTTGGGAAAATGGTTACTGCGAAAGTTTTAACGGCAAGCTTCGGGACAAGCTGCTGGACGGCGAGGTGTTTATGACGTTACAGGAAGCCGAAGTAGTTATCGAAAACTGGCGCCAGCACTACAACCACCGTAGGCCGCATCGCTCCCTTAACGGTAGACCTCCTGCGCCATTGACAGTTTTTACCCCTCCCCAAAGAGGAGAAATGGGACCAATCTCGCCTCCGCCAGAATTATCAGCTATACAGGCGACAGAAACAGAACCACAAAGAATCTACCACTAA
- a CDS encoding excisionase family DNA-binding protein — MKKVQGMDERWLTVDEICVYLSVTNETIYKWIEQRGMPG; from the coding sequence ATGAAAAAGGTGCAGGGCATGGACGAGCGTTGGCTGACTGTCGATGAAATCTGTGTCTACTTAAGTGTAACTAATGAGACAATTTACAAGTGGATTGAACAGCGCGGTATGCCTGGCTGA
- the traI gene encoding TraI/MobA(P) family conjugative relaxase — protein MISKRIGIAPKNDNYARLAAYIADAGYEGEKALMSWCAGCLGGEDYAEGIAEVLDTQAQNTRATNSKTYHLVVSFRPEDEAKLTPGSFKAIEERFAEALGWSAHQRHCGVHKNTGNIHMHIAYNMVHPEKYTLNKEFRDFWIRDKVCRELEREFGLVVDNGRDLASERQRERTRLGEKAALVEAHTGQQSFEGYAKSHREAVLQTLEAAASWQALHETLACCGLEIKPHGNGLAIKDRHSSNPTHAMKASALDRSLSQKKLEARLGPYLPPQSLEHIQEHPRYKATPLQRSPERGELFAEFKAGIEARKITLQNIKEQEATVLAAIRAEWAAKRRELEKKGIAKRNRRNLLQLARKHEAEALAKEKLTFQEPREVVRQEVPYTSWNGFLQHKAELGSEVALSVLRSSTEIVSPERPAAPVKDWSTHGQDYTVKTATRVEQVEKERGILEMEGISGKGKTRLQAVLCMEQVAVEQNIQIKHRVDGKGAVVFTLPNGGTVRDSGKEMFFTAQDKTAEAVAKGYAQKKWGKALLLVGNRIRREPGFEYTKEKQRGVER, from the coding sequence ATGATCAGCAAACGCATCGGCATAGCGCCGAAAAATGACAATTACGCCCGCCTTGCCGCCTACATTGCCGATGCCGGGTACGAAGGCGAAAAGGCGCTCATGAGCTGGTGTGCGGGATGCCTTGGCGGGGAGGATTACGCGGAAGGCATTGCCGAGGTTCTGGACACACAGGCGCAAAATACCCGCGCTACGAACTCGAAGACCTACCACCTGGTTGTGAGCTTTCGGCCTGAAGATGAAGCCAAACTGACACCAGGATCTTTCAAAGCGATAGAAGAACGTTTTGCCGAGGCCTTGGGCTGGTCAGCTCATCAACGCCATTGTGGCGTGCATAAAAACACCGGCAACATCCACATGCACATTGCCTACAACATGGTGCACCCGGAAAAATACACCCTGAACAAGGAATTTCGTGACTTCTGGATACGCGACAAAGTATGCCGGGAGCTGGAGCGCGAATTCGGTCTGGTCGTTGATAACGGGCGTGATCTGGCTTCTGAGCGTCAGAGAGAGCGGACGCGCTTGGGCGAAAAAGCCGCCCTGGTGGAAGCCCACACCGGCCAGCAATCCTTTGAGGGCTACGCCAAGAGCCACAGAGAGGCGGTTTTGCAAACCTTGGAAGCGGCAGCCTCCTGGCAAGCGCTGCATGAAACGCTTGCCTGTTGCGGCCTGGAGATAAAGCCCCATGGCAACGGCCTGGCGATCAAAGACCGACACAGCAGCAACCCGACTCATGCCATGAAGGCAAGCGCTCTGGACAGAAGCCTCTCGCAGAAAAAGCTGGAGGCCCGCCTTGGCCCCTACCTTCCGCCGCAGAGTCTGGAGCACATACAAGAACACCCACGCTATAAGGCCACGCCCTTGCAGCGCTCTCCTGAACGCGGTGAACTATTCGCAGAATTTAAGGCGGGTATTGAAGCCCGGAAAATCACGCTTCAAAACATCAAAGAGCAGGAAGCCACCGTCCTTGCCGCCATTCGTGCCGAATGGGCAGCCAAGCGCCGGGAACTGGAGAAAAAAGGCATTGCCAAGCGCAACCGCCGCAACCTGCTGCAACTGGCCAGAAAGCACGAAGCTGAGGCCTTGGCCAAGGAAAAGTTGACCTTTCAGGAACCGCGTGAAGTGGTGCGCCAGGAAGTACCGTACACGTCATGGAACGGTTTTTTGCAGCACAAGGCGGAACTGGGCAGCGAAGTCGCTCTGTCTGTCCTGCGTTCCAGCACGGAAATTGTTTCACCGGAGAGGCCCGCAGCTCCAGTGAAAGACTGGAGTACCCACGGACAGGATTACACCGTCAAGACTGCGACCAGGGTTGAACAGGTGGAGAAAGAGCGCGGCATTCTGGAAATGGAGGGTATTTCCGGCAAGGGCAAAACCCGTCTCCAGGCCGTTCTGTGCATGGAACAAGTTGCTGTTGAGCAAAACATCCAAATAAAGCACCGTGTGGATGGAAAAGGCGCGGTTGTGTTCACTCTGCCAAACGGTGGCACTGTCAGGGATAGTGGCAAGGAGATGTTTTTCACCGCCCAAGATAAAACGGCTGAAGCCGTGGCCAAGGGCTATGCACAGAAAAAATGGGGAAAAGCCTTGCTACTGGTGGGTAATCGTATTCGTCGTGAGCCGGGCTTTGAATACACAAAAGAAAAACAGCGAGGCGTGGAGCGATGA
- a CDS encoding lytic transglycosylase domain-containing protein translates to MMKALMLAMAILFFSTLPVRAAESGPPPKLLEAITRQESDLNPLAINVAGKSYLPATREEAERIIQAAQAAGKSFDVGLMQVNSWWMERYGIPPASLLDPEVNATWGKWILAQEIARHGLNWQAVGKYHSPDVERGRRYAWYVYRHYAGQSASNLKEVPHALETPDTQNIPDTGGVRRSPGVSPQGRVITFDVQQAGVSGISRTQPGTSGSPARTAAD, encoded by the coding sequence ATGATGAAAGCACTCATGCTGGCTATGGCCATCCTTTTTTTCTCAACCCTGCCGGTCAGAGCAGCAGAATCAGGCCCGCCGCCAAAGCTGTTGGAAGCCATCACACGGCAGGAGTCCGATTTGAATCCTCTGGCCATCAACGTGGCGGGCAAATCCTATCTTCCGGCAACGCGAGAGGAAGCCGAGCGCATAATCCAGGCAGCGCAGGCGGCGGGCAAGAGCTTTGATGTGGGCCTGATGCAGGTAAATTCGTGGTGGATGGAACGCTACGGTATTCCTCCAGCTTCTTTGCTTGACCCTGAGGTAAACGCCACTTGGGGCAAATGGATTCTGGCCCAGGAGATAGCCCGGCACGGCCTGAACTGGCAGGCAGTCGGCAAGTATCATTCCCCGGATGTGGAGCGCGGCAGACGATATGCCTGGTACGTTTACCGCCACTACGCGGGCCAGAGCGCCTCCAACCTGAAGGAGGTTCCCCATGCCCTCGAAACGCCTGATACTCAGAACATACCTGACACCGGAGGAGTTCGCCGCAGTCCGGGCGTCAGCCCGCAAGGCCGGGTTATCACTTTCGACGTTCAGCAAGCGGGTGTGTCTGGGATTTCCCGTACCCAGCCTGGAACATCAGGAAGCCCGGCTCGAACTGCGGCGGATTAA